Proteins from a genomic interval of Helicoverpa zea isolate HzStark_Cry1AcR chromosome 13, ilHelZeax1.1, whole genome shotgun sequence:
- the LOC124636010 gene encoding uncharacterized protein LOC124636010 has translation MSHFSESEKLMIINVFKYVKESWPADKYPSKQEMKDKTADILGNSKSAVYRILNEYTKTETVKPAAAPKKRMSIIEKIDDFDKSCIRKIVHSFYLKGELPTAKKVLQVVNTDESLPSMGLTSLKKLLKHLKFKYVKRRRNNALIDRDDIALWRIKYLKNMKTFREKGRPIYYLDETWVNAGHTVGKVWEDTTVKSRKQAFLEGLSTGAKNPTSKGNRLIILHIGGEEGFVPESELVFECKGTGDYHESMNAAKFENWFKEMLPRLEPNAVVVMDNASYHSRRKEKTPVTSWNKTNIKKWLTSKKITYEPKETKVQLLEKVKGVKTEYQSYFIDEMAKEVGVEVLRLPPYHCELNPIELVWADVKGYVARNNTTFKMVDVKKLLQGVEKHYTGKMEKLYKPRKKGGNKIRWFRQ, from the exons ATGTCGCACTTTAGTGAAAGTGAGAAGTTGATGATTATCAACGTCTTTAAATACGTAAAAGAATCTTGGCCTGCTGATAAATATCCTTCAAAACAGGAGATGAAAGATAAAACGGCCGATATTTTAGGCAATTCGAAATCGGCGGTGTACCGTATTCTAAACGAATACACTAAAACGGAAACTGTCAAGCCAGCTGCAGCACCAAAAAAACGCATGTCAATTATTGAAAAGATAGATGATTTCGACAAGTCGTGCATTAGAAAAATTGTGcatagcttttatttaaaaggaGAGTTACCTACAGCAAAAAAGGTATTACAGGTAGTAAATACCGATGAATCCCTACCAAGCATGGGCCTGACATCGCTGAAAAAACTTCTAAAacatttgaaatttaaatatgtCAAACGAAGGAGAAATAATGCGTTAATCGATAGAGATGACATAGCATTGTGgcgtataaaatatttgaaaaacatGAAAACTTTTCGAGAGAAAGGACGACCAATATATTACTTGGATGAAACTTGGGTGAATGCAG gGCACACTGTCGGCAAAGTGTGGGAAGACACTACAGTGAAGTCACGCAAACAAGCCTTTTTAGAGGGTCTGTCGACGGGCGCTAAGAATCCTACGTCTAAAGGCAACCGCTTAATTATTCTGCATATTGGAGGCGAAGAAGGATTCGTGCCGGAATCAGAATTGGTTTTTGAATGCAAAG gtaCAGGCGATTATCACGAATCAATGAACGCCGCCAAATTCGAAAATTGGTTCAAAGAAATGTTGCCAAGACTTGAGCCGAACGCGGTGGTTGTGATGGATAATGCGAGCTACCACTCAAGGCGAAAGGAGAAAACCCCCGTCACAAGttggaataaaacaaatattaaaaaatggcTCACATCTAAGAAGATTACTTATGAACCAAAAGAAACCAAAGTTCAGTTATTGGAAAAGGTGAAAGGTGTAAAAACAGAGTACCAATCGTACTTTATAGATGAAATGGCGAAAGAAGTTGGTGTGGAAGTATTAAGATTACCTCCATACCACTGTGAGTTGAACCCTATTGAATTGGTGTGGGCAGACGTGAAGGGCTACGTGGCAAGAAATAATACCACATTTAAGATGGTAGACGTAAAAAAACTGCTCCAAGGCGTTGAAAAACATTACACCGGAAAAATGGAAAAACTGTATAAGCCACGTAAAAAAGGAGGAAATAAAATTAGGTGGTTTAGACAATAA